The Corynebacterium tuberculostearicum genome window below encodes:
- a CDS encoding cupin domain-containing protein codes for MSDLPTNSPDTFGAASHSGEDSVMSALNLLDIAPDTDPHRPRPGVQRVLSADGANLILFSFAPGQSLPNHKAAHPITVQALRGELNFSYGSETIPLTPGSIVHLPAYEVHKVEATPESGDPSTPAILLLTMLTK; via the coding sequence ATGAGCGATCTACCGACCAACTCCCCGGACACGTTTGGCGCGGCTTCTCATTCAGGCGAGGATTCCGTAATGTCCGCGCTAAACCTGCTGGACATCGCGCCTGATACCGATCCGCACCGCCCGCGCCCGGGCGTACAGCGCGTCTTGAGCGCCGATGGTGCCAACCTCATTCTCTTTAGCTTTGCGCCTGGACAGTCCCTGCCCAACCATAAGGCCGCACATCCCATCACCGTGCAGGCGCTGCGCGGTGAGCTTAACTTCAGCTACGGCAGTGAAACCATCCCGCTCACCCCCGGCTCTATCGTGCACCTTCCTGCATATGAGGTGCATAAAGTCGAGGCCACGCCGGAGAGCGGCGACCCTTCTACCCCCGCAATTTTGCTGCTCACCATGCTCACCAAATAA
- the rpsP gene encoding 30S ribosomal protein S16, with protein sequence MAVKIKLQRLGKVRAAEYRVVIADARTRRNGKVIENIGIYHPKEEPSLIQIDSERAQHWLSVGAQPTEPVLALLKVTGDWQKHKGLPGAEGTLKVAEEKKSKLEIFNEALAEANNGPTIEAITEKKKKAKEEAEKKAAEEAAAAEAAAAAAGEADAEAEEKAEEASEESAE encoded by the coding sequence ATGGCTGTCAAGATCAAGCTGCAGCGCCTGGGCAAGGTCCGCGCTGCTGAGTACCGCGTTGTTATTGCTGATGCCCGCACCCGTCGTAACGGCAAGGTCATCGAGAACATCGGTATCTACCACCCGAAGGAAGAGCCTTCCCTCATCCAGATCGATTCCGAGCGTGCACAGCACTGGCTGTCCGTTGGCGCACAGCCAACCGAGCCGGTTCTCGCTCTGCTGAAGGTCACCGGTGACTGGCAGAAGCACAAGGGCCTGCCGGGCGCAGAGGGCACCCTGAAGGTTGCTGAGGAGAAGAAGTCCAAGCTGGAGATCTTCAACGAGGCACTGGCTGAGGCTAACAATGGCCCGACCATCGAGGCCATCACTGAAAAGAAGAAGAAGGCCAAGGAAGAGGCTGAGAAGAAGGCTGCTGAGGAAGCTGCTGCTGCAGAGGCTGCCGCTGCTGCCGCCGGCGAAGCTGACGCTGAGGCCGAGGAGAAGGCTGAGGAAGCCTCTGAGGAGTCCGCAGAGTAA
- a CDS encoding TetR/AcrR family transcriptional regulator, which yields METHNKPYHHGNLHDELLRIAVQLGKRSGPDAITVRAVTREAGVSPTSAYRHFKDQEELHDKVAELATDELVRRLHETTETAEGLDFPEHLMQIGYAYLEFALDETNFFRCMLEWKALRFMLGVDPNTEDDPKMDHLQQIRDFFALLSRHAEALDNTTEPTYFLQNALLAWSAIHGFTVLAINGPMSQLPREQILELFTPVVAGALRGMDFKQPSNVYSRYSNYKPQN from the coding sequence ATGGAAACGCACAATAAGCCCTACCATCATGGAAATCTCCACGATGAGCTGCTCCGTATCGCTGTCCAACTAGGTAAAAGAAGCGGCCCCGACGCTATTACCGTCCGTGCGGTAACCCGCGAAGCAGGAGTGTCCCCTACCTCCGCCTACCGCCACTTCAAGGACCAAGAAGAACTGCACGATAAGGTAGCCGAGCTTGCCACCGATGAGTTGGTTCGGCGTTTGCACGAAACAACCGAGACTGCAGAAGGCCTAGATTTTCCAGAGCACCTGATGCAGATTGGTTACGCTTACCTCGAGTTTGCCTTGGATGAGACCAATTTCTTCCGCTGCATGCTGGAGTGGAAGGCGCTGCGTTTCATGCTCGGCGTAGATCCCAATACGGAAGATGATCCGAAGATGGATCACCTACAGCAGATTCGCGATTTCTTTGCCCTGTTGTCCCGCCACGCCGAAGCACTGGACAATACCACTGAGCCTACGTATTTCCTGCAAAATGCTCTGCTGGCCTGGTCGGCTATTCATGGATTTACCGTGCTTGCCATCAACGGCCCTATGTCGCAGCTTCCACGCGAGCAGATCCTCGAGCTTTTCACACCGGTTGTTGCAGGCGCCCTGCGCGGCATGGACTTTAAGCAACCCTCTAACGTCTACAGCCGCTACTCCAACTACAAGCCACAGAACTAA